A single genomic interval of Cupriavidus sp. MP-37 harbors:
- a CDS encoding serine/threonine protein kinase, translated as MHASDAPADSGVPYAGLTPELMLDALEGAGLRPDGRLLALNSYENRVWQVGIEDAPPVIAKFYRPGRWTDAAILEEHAFVQQLADAEIPAVPALALAPGDAGTLLHHAGFRLAVFPRCGGREPALDRADTLTWLGRFIGRIHALGAARPYQARPALDLDTFGIAPRDWLLASGCIPADLLPAWQSVAQLALDGVRRCYERAGDVRLLRVHGDCHRGNVLWIDEDDARGGTHGEPGPHFVDFDDSRMAPAIQDIWMLLEGDRAAMQGQLADIVAGYEDFAEFHTRELWLVEALRTLRLLHYSAWLASRWADPAFPAAFPWFGTARYWQDRILELREQVALMDEAPLWGA; from the coding sequence ATGCACGCGTCCGATGCCCCCGCCGACTCCGGTGTCCCCTATGCCGGCCTGACGCCGGAACTGATGCTGGACGCGCTCGAGGGCGCCGGCCTGCGCCCCGACGGGCGCCTGCTGGCGCTCAACAGCTACGAGAACCGCGTCTGGCAGGTGGGCATCGAGGATGCCCCGCCGGTCATCGCCAAGTTCTACCGCCCGGGCCGCTGGACCGACGCGGCCATCCTGGAAGAACACGCGTTCGTGCAGCAACTGGCCGACGCCGAGATTCCCGCCGTGCCGGCCCTGGCGCTGGCGCCGGGCGACGCCGGCACGCTGCTGCATCATGCGGGCTTCCGCCTTGCCGTCTTTCCCCGCTGCGGCGGCCGCGAGCCGGCGCTGGACCGCGCCGATACGCTGACCTGGCTCGGCCGCTTCATCGGCCGCATCCATGCGCTGGGCGCGGCCCGGCCTTACCAGGCGCGCCCGGCGCTGGATCTCGACACCTTCGGCATCGCCCCGCGCGACTGGCTGCTCGCCAGCGGCTGCATCCCGGCCGATCTGCTGCCGGCGTGGCAGTCGGTGGCGCAGCTGGCGCTGGACGGCGTCCGGCGCTGCTATGAGCGCGCCGGCGACGTGCGCTTGCTGCGCGTCCATGGCGACTGCCATCGCGGCAATGTGCTGTGGATCGACGAGGACGACGCGCGCGGCGGCACCCATGGCGAGCCCGGTCCGCACTTCGTCGACTTCGACGACAGCCGCATGGCCCCGGCGATCCAGGACATCTGGATGCTGCTCGAGGGCGACCGCGCGGCGATGCAAGGCCAGCTGGCCGACATCGTCGCCGGCTACGAGGATTTTGCGGAATTCCACACGCGCGAACTGTGGCTGGTGGAAGCGCTGCGCACGCTGCGGCTGCTGCACTACAGCGCCTGGCTGGCCAGCCGCTGGGCCGATCCGGCCTTTCCAGCCGCCTTCCCGTGGTTCGGCACGGCGCGCTACTGGCAGGACCGCATCCTGGAATTGCGCGAACAGGTCGCGCTGATGGACGAAGCGCCCCTGTGGGGCGCCTGA
- a CDS encoding DEAD/DEAH box helicase: MSFSELGLSEKIVRAVAEQGYTTPTPIQAQAIPAILKGGDLLAGAQTGTGKTAGFTLPMLQLLSETAARPAGGAQRSGRVAVRALVLTPTRELAAQVEESVRNYGKYLRLRSMVMFGGVGINPQIEQLKRGVEIVVATPGRLLDHVSQRTIDLSQVELLVLDEADRMLDMGFIHDIRKILNVLPAKRQNLLFSATFSDDIRALADRLLNNPASIEVARRNTTAETVDQRVYPVDRERKRELLAHLVRQHDWHQVLVFTRTKHGANRLAEQLTKDGLSALAIHGNKSQSARTRALSEFKAGTLRLLVATDIAARGIDIDQLPHVVNFDLPNVPEDYVHRIGRTGRAGAEGEAISLVCVDELGLLRDIERLIKRKLEQTVLPGFEVDPSIAPEPIQKGRQQRGGGQGQGQGQGRARAEARPAGDSDGAQRQRPARQGQGGQGGQGAPRQGQGGQRGNGAANGNRAAQPAGARNPAPRRESQDQARPQRAAAQPARQPHDAAPAPARNRRPAPQAALLGGSRKPAR; encoded by the coding sequence ATGTCTTTTTCTGAACTCGGCTTGTCCGAAAAGATTGTGCGTGCCGTAGCCGAACAGGGCTACACCACCCCGACTCCCATCCAGGCCCAGGCCATTCCCGCCATCCTCAAGGGCGGCGACCTGCTCGCCGGCGCCCAGACCGGCACCGGCAAGACCGCCGGCTTTACCCTGCCGATGCTGCAGCTGCTGTCCGAAACCGCGGCACGCCCGGCCGGCGGCGCCCAGCGCAGCGGCCGCGTGGCGGTGCGCGCGCTGGTGCTGACGCCCACGCGCGAGCTGGCGGCGCAGGTCGAAGAGAGCGTGCGCAACTACGGCAAGTACCTGCGCCTGCGCTCGATGGTGATGTTCGGCGGGGTCGGCATCAACCCGCAGATCGAGCAGCTCAAGCGCGGCGTCGAGATCGTCGTGGCCACCCCCGGCCGCCTGCTGGACCATGTGTCACAGCGCACCATCGACCTGTCGCAGGTGGAACTGCTGGTGCTCGATGAAGCCGATCGCATGCTCGACATGGGCTTCATCCACGATATCCGCAAGATCCTCAACGTGCTGCCGGCCAAGCGCCAGAACCTGCTGTTCTCGGCGACGTTCTCGGACGATATCCGCGCGCTGGCCGACCGCCTGCTGAACAATCCCGCGTCGATCGAAGTCGCGCGGCGCAATACCACCGCCGAGACCGTCGACCAGCGCGTCTACCCGGTCGACCGCGAACGCAAGCGCGAACTGCTGGCCCACCTGGTGCGCCAGCACGACTGGCACCAGGTGCTGGTGTTCACGCGCACCAAGCACGGCGCCAACCGGCTGGCCGAGCAGCTGACCAAGGACGGCCTGTCGGCGCTGGCGATCCACGGCAACAAGAGCCAGTCGGCACGCACGCGGGCGCTGTCCGAATTCAAGGCCGGCACGCTGCGGCTGCTGGTGGCGACCGATATTGCCGCGCGCGGCATCGACATCGACCAGCTGCCGCACGTGGTCAACTTCGACCTGCCCAACGTGCCCGAGGATTACGTCCACCGCATCGGCCGCACCGGCCGCGCCGGCGCCGAGGGCGAGGCGATCTCGCTGGTGTGCGTGGACGAGCTGGGGCTGCTGCGCGATATCGAACGCCTGATCAAGCGCAAGCTCGAACAGACCGTGCTGCCGGGCTTCGAAGTCGACCCCAGCATCGCCCCGGAGCCGATCCAGAAGGGCCGCCAGCAGCGCGGCGGCGGGCAGGGCCAGGGCCAGGGCCAGGGCCGCGCCCGGGCCGAGGCGCGTCCGGCCGGCGACAGCGACGGCGCGCAGCGCCAGCGTCCGGCGCGGCAGGGGCAGGGTGGACAGGGCGGACAAGGCGCGCCGCGCCAGGGCCAGGGCGGCCAGCGCGGCAACGGCGCCGCCAACGGCAATCGCGCCGCCCAGCCCGCCGGCGCGCGCAACCCCGCGCCGCGCCGCGAAAGCCAGGACCAGGCGCGCCCGCAACGGGCCGCGGCCCAGCCTGCGCGCCAGCCCCACGACGCCGCGCCGGCCCCCGCGCGCAACCGCCGTCCGGCGCCGCAGGCGGCGCTGCTGGGCGGCAGCCGCAAGCCGGCGCGCTGA
- a CDS encoding ClcB-like voltage-gated chloride channel protein yields the protein MRLRFLEDQEVTLLAAIPVGILAAIATTLFKEALDGAGFVLFSSHADVVTVFATLALAWRVVVPAVGGVLAGGLLVLANRLASTHPGATDYMEAVANGSGRLPVRITLLRALSSFCSIVSGSSVGKEGAMIQLAALCGSLFPSTRLERGGGSNMRRMLTACGAAAGLATVYHTPFSAAVFVAEVVFGALAVQRLMPLFLASVAGAMVSQWHGGLQPLYPGLDIVPDLRPQILLAAAALGVAAGIAGALFLRAAGFARSRFAALPGGPVARLALGGALVGVLAMAVPEVVGNGFSTIQTLLQEQPLSVPVAAVLLAKLAATVISMGSGAVGGVFTPSLFVGAALGQLLALGMQGTAAGAAPLLPLVGMSAFLAATSQAPLMSVLMVFEMTLAPALLLPSMIGAVAAYYTASRCQTLSLYSVIAERAQASAAAEHARALTLAGLCDPTDTVLDPNATLAAAADKFAETGTRYLYLVQADGRLLGALSIHALQRAQREGAPDDVLALAERDFPALTPDSRLRDALAVFAGHGINRIPLVRDAASRELMGTVSKQRVLQEASCLF from the coding sequence ATGCGCTTGCGTTTCCTCGAAGACCAGGAAGTCACACTGCTCGCGGCCATCCCGGTCGGGATCCTCGCCGCCATCGCCACCACGCTGTTCAAGGAAGCGCTGGACGGCGCGGGCTTCGTGCTGTTTTCCAGCCATGCCGACGTGGTCACCGTGTTCGCCACGCTGGCGCTGGCGTGGCGCGTGGTGGTGCCCGCCGTCGGCGGCGTGCTGGCCGGCGGCCTGCTGGTGCTGGCCAACCGCCTGGCCAGCACCCACCCCGGCGCCACCGACTATATGGAGGCGGTCGCCAATGGCAGCGGCCGGCTGCCGGTACGGATCACCCTGCTGCGCGCGCTGTCGTCGTTCTGCTCGATCGTCAGCGGCAGCTCGGTCGGCAAGGAGGGCGCGATGATCCAGCTGGCGGCGCTGTGCGGCTCGCTGTTCCCCTCGACCCGGCTCGAGCGCGGCGGCGGCTCCAACATGCGCCGCATGCTGACCGCCTGCGGCGCCGCCGCGGGCCTGGCCACCGTGTACCACACCCCGTTCTCCGCCGCGGTCTTCGTCGCCGAAGTGGTGTTCGGCGCGCTCGCGGTGCAGCGCCTGATGCCGCTGTTCCTGGCCTCGGTCGCCGGCGCCATGGTCAGCCAGTGGCACGGCGGGCTGCAGCCGCTCTACCCCGGCCTCGATATCGTCCCGGACCTGCGCCCGCAGATCCTGCTGGCAGCGGCGGCGCTGGGCGTGGCCGCCGGCATCGCGGGCGCGCTGTTCCTGCGCGCCGCCGGCTTCGCGCGCAGCCGCTTCGCGGCGCTGCCGGGCGGGCCGGTGGCGCGGCTGGCGCTGGGCGGCGCGCTGGTCGGCGTGCTGGCGATGGCGGTGCCGGAGGTGGTCGGCAACGGCTTTTCCACGATCCAGACCCTGCTGCAGGAGCAGCCGCTGAGCGTGCCGGTGGCGGCGGTGCTGCTGGCCAAGCTGGCGGCGACGGTGATCAGCATGGGCTCGGGCGCGGTCGGCGGCGTGTTCACGCCGTCGCTGTTCGTCGGTGCGGCGCTGGGCCAGTTGCTGGCGCTTGGCATGCAGGGCACGGCGGCAGGCGCGGCGCCGCTGCTGCCGCTGGTGGGCATGAGCGCCTTCCTGGCGGCCACCAGCCAGGCGCCGCTGATGTCGGTGCTGATGGTGTTCGAGATGACGCTGGCGCCGGCGCTGCTGCTGCCGTCGATGATCGGCGCGGTGGCGGCGTACTACACCGCGTCGCGCTGCCAGACGCTGTCGCTGTACAGCGTGATCGCCGAGCGCGCGCAGGCGTCGGCGGCCGCCGAACATGCGCGCGCGCTGACGCTGGCCGGCCTGTGCGACCCGACCGACACCGTGCTCGATCCCAACGCCACGCTGGCCGCGGCCGCCGACAAGTTTGCCGAGACCGGCACGCGCTACCTCTACCTGGTGCAGGCCGACGGCCGCCTGCTCGGCGCGCTGTCGATCCATGCCTTGCAGCGCGCCCAGCGCGAGGGCGCACCCGACGATGTGCTGGCGCTGGCCGAGCGCGACTTCCCGGCGCTGACGCCGGACTCGCGGCTGCGCGATGCGCTCGCGGTATTCGCCGGGCACGGCATCAACCGCATCCCGCTGGTGCGCGACGCGGCCAGCCGCGAACTGATGGGGACGGTGTCCAAGCAGCGCGTGCTGCAAGAGGCATCCTGCCTGTTCTGA
- the miaB gene encoding tRNA (N6-isopentenyl adenosine(37)-C2)-methylthiotransferase MiaB yields the protein MKKVFVKTYGCQMNEYDSDKMVDVLNASQGLEPTDNVEDADVILFNTCSVREKAQEKVFSELGRMKALKAVKPDLVIGVGGCVASQEGASIVSRAPYVDVVFGPQTLHRLPDLIARRQRTGQSQVDISFPEIEKFDHLPPARVEGPSAFVSIMEGCSKYCSYCVVPYTRGEEVSRPFEDVLAEVAGLADQGVREVTLLGQNVNAYRGKMGDSAEIADFALLIEYVAEIPGIERIRYTTSHPKEFTSRLVDLYGRCDKLVNHLHLPVQHASDRILMAMKRGYSVLEYKSIIRRLRALRPDMSMSSDFIVGFPGETDADFDKLMAMIEEIGYDTSFSFIFSPRPGTPAANLHDDTPREVKLQRLQRLQATIEENVQRISQGMVGTVQRILVEGPARKDPTELHGRTENNRVVNFAMPGVPQAGRDRLVGQLVDVSITQAFPHSLRGEIVVRQ from the coding sequence ATGAAGAAAGTTTTCGTCAAGACGTACGGCTGCCAGATGAACGAGTACGACTCGGACAAGATGGTCGACGTCCTCAACGCCAGCCAGGGGCTGGAACCCACCGACAACGTCGAAGACGCCGACGTGATCCTGTTCAACACCTGCTCGGTGCGCGAGAAGGCGCAGGAGAAGGTGTTCTCCGAACTGGGCCGGATGAAGGCGCTCAAGGCCGTCAAGCCCGACCTGGTGATCGGCGTGGGCGGTTGCGTGGCCAGCCAGGAAGGCGCCAGCATCGTCTCGCGCGCACCGTACGTCGACGTGGTGTTCGGCCCGCAGACGCTGCACCGGCTGCCCGACCTGATCGCGCGCCGCCAGCGCACCGGCCAGTCGCAGGTGGACATCTCCTTCCCCGAGATCGAGAAGTTCGACCACCTGCCGCCCGCGCGCGTCGAGGGCCCGAGCGCGTTCGTGTCGATCATGGAAGGCTGCTCCAAGTACTGCAGCTACTGCGTGGTGCCGTACACCCGCGGCGAGGAAGTGTCGCGTCCGTTCGAGGACGTGCTGGCCGAAGTCGCGGGCCTGGCCGATCAGGGCGTGCGCGAAGTCACGCTGCTGGGCCAGAACGTCAATGCCTACCGCGGCAAGATGGGCGACAGCGCCGAGATCGCCGACTTCGCGCTGCTGATCGAGTACGTGGCCGAGATCCCCGGCATCGAGCGCATCCGCTACACCACCAGCCATCCCAAGGAGTTCACCTCGCGCCTGGTGGATCTGTATGGCCGCTGCGATAAATTGGTGAACCACCTGCACCTGCCGGTGCAGCATGCTTCGGACCGCATCCTGATGGCGATGAAGCGCGGCTACAGCGTGCTCGAATACAAGAGCATCATCCGCAGGCTGCGCGCGCTGCGCCCGGACATGTCGATGTCGTCGGACTTTATCGTCGGCTTTCCCGGCGAGACCGATGCCGACTTCGACAAGCTGATGGCAATGATCGAGGAAATCGGCTACGACACCTCGTTCTCTTTCATCTTCAGCCCGCGCCCCGGCACGCCCGCCGCCAACCTGCACGACGACACGCCGCGCGAGGTCAAGCTGCAGCGCCTGCAGCGGCTGCAGGCCACGATCGAGGAAAACGTGCAGCGCATCAGCCAGGGCATGGTCGGCACGGTGCAGCGCATCCTGGTCGAAGGCCCGGCGCGCAAGGACCCGACCGAGCTGCATGGCCGCACCGAGAACAACCGGGTGGTCAACTTCGCGATGCCCGGCGTGCCGCAGGCGGGCCGCGACCGGCTGGTCGGCCAGCTGGTCGATGTCAGCATCACGCAGGCGTTCCCGCACTCGCTGCGCGGCGAGATCGTGGTGCGCCAGTAA
- a CDS encoding PhoH family protein, with product MKIPSAEFVAPRDDNTRLQNLCGPLDENLRQIEQALDVTIQRRGHRMTVRGNHAQDAALALERFYNQARTPLSIDDVQLGLVETRQLSAHGSYLPGNGDDDEAEREEGDESPVLHTRRTGLQGRTVAQRDYLRNILSHDLTMGIGPAGTGKTYLAVACAVDALERDAVKRIVLTRPAVEAGERLGFLPGDLAQKVDPYLRPLYDALYDLLGFDRTQKMFERQMIEIAPLAYMRGRTLNHAFIILDEAQNTTPEQMKMFLTRIGFGSKAVITGDTTQIDLPKGQKSGLVEAQHVLRDVRGIACTRFSSIDVVRHPLVARIVDAYDEYHAQHKDA from the coding sequence ATGAAAATCCCTTCCGCAGAATTTGTCGCCCCGCGGGACGACAACACCCGGCTGCAGAACCTGTGCGGCCCGCTCGACGAGAACCTGCGCCAGATCGAGCAGGCGCTGGACGTGACCATCCAGCGCCGCGGCCACCGCATGACCGTGCGCGGCAACCACGCGCAGGACGCCGCGCTGGCGCTGGAGCGCTTCTACAACCAGGCGCGCACGCCGCTGTCGATCGACGACGTGCAGCTGGGCCTGGTCGAGACGCGCCAGCTCAGCGCGCATGGCAGCTACCTGCCCGGCAACGGCGATGACGACGAGGCCGAGCGCGAGGAAGGCGACGAATCGCCGGTGCTGCATACGCGCCGCACCGGCCTGCAGGGCCGCACCGTGGCGCAGCGCGACTACCTGCGCAATATCCTGTCGCACGACCTGACCATGGGCATCGGCCCGGCCGGCACCGGCAAGACCTACCTGGCGGTGGCGTGCGCGGTCGACGCGCTCGAGCGCGACGCGGTCAAGCGCATCGTGCTGACCCGCCCGGCGGTGGAAGCCGGCGAACGCCTCGGCTTCCTGCCCGGCGACCTGGCGCAGAAGGTCGATCCGTACCTGCGGCCGCTGTACGACGCGCTGTACGACCTGCTCGGCTTCGACCGCACGCAGAAGATGTTCGAGCGGCAGATGATCGAGATCGCGCCGCTGGCGTACATGCGCGGGCGCACGCTCAACCATGCCTTCATCATCCTGGACGAGGCGCAGAACACCACGCCCGAGCAGATGAAGATGTTCCTGACGCGCATCGGCTTCGGCTCCAAGGCGGTGATCACCGGCGACACCACGCAGATCGACCTGCCCAAGGGCCAGAAGAGCGGCCTGGTGGAAGCGCAGCATGTGCTGCGCGACGTGCGCGGCATCGCCTGCACCCGCTTTTCCAGCATCGACGTGGTGCGCCATCCGCTGGTGGCGCGCATCGTCGATGCCTATGACGAATACCACGCCCAGCACAAGGACGCGTAA
- the ybeY gene encoding rRNA maturation RNase YbeY, producing the protein MKSPKSKSSGVSLTLFDNEGRARKSAAHALRVQLPDGRSLTLDLSQAADGVVALLAEHTDTRQQAGLLVRPDNHDALSVAVTAAPLTTTTGTPATPPALELEVQHGDGIGKGNGLPARRKLETWVKSALYADAALTIRFVGEEEGRTLNRTYRGKDYATNVLTFAYAEHEDDPVSGDIVLCCPVVEAEARAQRKPLEAHYAHLVVHGVLHAQGYEHEDDAEAEEMEAIETETLQALGYADPYRAEKAARAA; encoded by the coding sequence TTGAAATCCCCGAAATCCAAGTCTTCCGGCGTCAGCCTGACCCTGTTCGACAACGAAGGCCGCGCGCGCAAGAGCGCCGCGCATGCGCTGCGCGTGCAGCTGCCCGACGGCCGCAGCCTGACGCTGGACCTGTCGCAGGCCGCCGACGGCGTGGTCGCGCTGCTGGCCGAACACACCGATACCAGGCAGCAGGCCGGCCTGCTGGTGCGCCCGGACAACCATGACGCCCTGTCGGTGGCGGTGACCGCCGCGCCGCTGACCACCACCACCGGCACCCCGGCGACGCCGCCGGCGCTGGAGCTGGAAGTCCAGCACGGCGACGGCATCGGCAAGGGCAACGGCCTGCCGGCGCGGCGCAAGCTGGAGACCTGGGTCAAGTCGGCGCTGTACGCGGACGCCGCGCTGACCATCCGCTTCGTCGGCGAGGAAGAAGGCCGCACGCTGAACCGCACCTATCGCGGCAAGGACTACGCCACCAATGTGCTGACCTTCGCCTATGCCGAGCACGAAGACGATCCGGTCAGCGGCGACATCGTGCTGTGCTGCCCGGTGGTCGAAGCCGAGGCCCGCGCGCAGCGCAAGCCGCTTGAGGCGCATTACGCCCACCTGGTCGTGCATGGCGTGCTGCACGCGCAAGGCTACGAGCACGAGGACGACGCCGAGGCCGAGGAAATGGAAGCGATCGAGACCGAGACGCTGCAGGCGCTCGGCTATGCCGATCCTTACCGCGCAGAGAAAGCCGCACGGGCCGCGTGA
- a CDS encoding HlyC/CorC family transporter, which translates to MNDPYPSSKPAYLKQADRPRSLLERLSDLISPEPDTRAELLEVLQEAHERNLIDADSLSMIEGVFQVSELTAADIMVPRAQMDMVNIADAPETFIPFMQQTAHSRFPVYEGSRDNIIGILLAKDLLRYYTDPAFDLRETLRPAVFIPESKRLNILLRDFRINRNHIAMVVDEYGGVAGLVTIEDVLEQIVGDIEDEFDLDEDQDNILPMPDGSWRVHGLTEIAQFNEAFGTGFSDHDVDTVGGLLSNHVGHVPHRGEVITLPPIRFEVLRADARQVHLLHVHREANADSASAASA; encoded by the coding sequence ATGAACGACCCCTATCCCAGTTCGAAGCCCGCTTACCTGAAGCAGGCCGATCGGCCCAGATCACTGCTCGAACGCCTGTCAGACCTGATCTCCCCCGAGCCGGACACCCGCGCGGAATTGCTTGAAGTGCTCCAGGAAGCGCATGAGCGCAACCTGATCGATGCCGATTCCCTGTCGATGATCGAGGGCGTGTTCCAGGTCTCCGAACTGACCGCCGCCGACATCATGGTGCCGCGCGCGCAGATGGATATGGTCAATATCGCCGACGCGCCGGAGACCTTCATCCCGTTCATGCAGCAGACCGCGCACTCGCGCTTCCCGGTCTACGAAGGCAGCCGCGACAACATCATCGGCATCCTGCTCGCCAAGGACCTGCTGCGCTACTACACCGATCCCGCCTTCGACCTGCGCGAAACCCTGCGCCCGGCGGTGTTCATCCCCGAATCCAAGCGCCTGAACATCCTGCTGCGCGATTTCCGCATCAACCGCAACCACATCGCCATGGTCGTCGACGAATACGGCGGCGTGGCCGGGCTGGTGACGATCGAGGACGTGCTGGAACAGATCGTGGGCGATATCGAGGACGAGTTCGACCTCGACGAAGACCAGGACAATATCCTGCCGATGCCCGACGGCAGCTGGCGCGTGCACGGCCTGACCGAGATCGCGCAGTTCAACGAGGCCTTCGGCACCGGCTTCTCCGACCACGATGTCGACACCGTCGGCGGGCTGCTGTCCAACCACGTGGGCCACGTGCCCCATCGCGGCGAGGTCATCACGCTGCCGCCGATCCGCTTCGAGGTGTTGCGCGCCGACGCGCGCCAGGTGCACCTGCTGCACGTGCACCGCGAAGCCAACGCTGACAGCGCCAGCGCGGCCAGCGCATGA
- the lnt gene encoding apolipoprotein N-acyltransferase: MKLPAPLPNGAAADAGTAGVPGARAHSRAATLARLLLAGVLGIAHTQAFAPHDWWWLQILSLAGLAALMADAPRARAAGAIGFAFGLGWFLSGIWWLYISMHVYGEMPSWMAALAVVLFSGFLSLYPALAGALWHRLTARLPAGTLLAPAAFGAAWGLSEWLRGVVFTGFPWLSGGYAHTDGPLAGFAPVLGVYGIGALAAAVAALLAAAMRGLGRGQRGRALSALALALLVPAAGAALAPLAWTTPAGKPLTVRLLQGNVAQDIKFEPAGIQRSIELYRDMITAAPADLVVTPETAFPVILQELPVDVAVAVRDFALESGTTVLFGAAGADSPVDFTNSVFGLGPETERLYRYNKHHLVPFGEFIPLGFRWFVDMMKMPLGDFRRGGLDQASLPVRGVRVAPNICYEDLFGEEIAQTLRQQPAPANLLANLTNLAWFGDTIALDQHLQISRMRALETRRPMLRSTNTGMTAVVRPDGSVQQRLPTFTVGTLTAQVQGMQGLTPYIRWGNAPVLALLVLVLGMAAWRSRRARQVI, from the coding sequence ATGAAGCTCCCCGCTCCGCTCCCCAACGGCGCCGCTGCCGACGCCGGCACGGCGGGCGTGCCCGGCGCGCGCGCGCATTCGCGCGCCGCGACGCTGGCGCGGCTGCTGCTGGCCGGCGTGCTCGGCATCGCCCATACCCAGGCCTTCGCCCCGCATGACTGGTGGTGGCTGCAGATCCTGTCGCTGGCCGGACTGGCCGCGCTGATGGCCGATGCCCCACGTGCGCGCGCGGCCGGCGCGATCGGCTTTGCCTTCGGGCTGGGCTGGTTCCTGTCCGGGATCTGGTGGCTCTATATCAGCATGCACGTGTATGGCGAGATGCCGTCGTGGATGGCCGCGCTGGCGGTGGTGCTGTTCTCGGGCTTCCTGTCGCTCTACCCCGCGCTGGCCGGCGCGCTCTGGCACCGGCTGACGGCGCGCCTGCCGGCGGGCACGCTGCTGGCGCCGGCGGCCTTCGGTGCGGCCTGGGGCCTGAGCGAATGGCTGCGCGGCGTGGTGTTCACCGGCTTTCCGTGGCTGTCGGGGGGCTATGCGCACACCGACGGCCCGCTGGCGGGCTTCGCGCCGGTGCTCGGCGTGTACGGCATCGGCGCGCTGGCGGCCGCCGTCGCGGCGCTGCTGGCGGCCGCGATGCGCGGGCTGGGCCGTGGCCAACGGGGCCGCGCACTGAGCGCGCTGGCGCTGGCGCTGCTGGTGCCCGCCGCCGGCGCGGCGCTGGCGCCGCTGGCCTGGACCACGCCCGCGGGCAAGCCGCTGACGGTGCGGCTGCTGCAAGGCAACGTGGCGCAGGACATCAAGTTCGAGCCCGCCGGCATCCAGCGCTCGATCGAGCTGTACCGCGACATGATCACCGCGGCGCCGGCGGACCTGGTGGTGACGCCCGAGACCGCATTCCCGGTGATCCTGCAGGAATTGCCGGTCGACGTGGCCGTCGCCGTGCGCGACTTCGCGCTGGAGAGCGGCACCACGGTGCTGTTCGGCGCCGCCGGCGCCGATTCCCCGGTCGACTTCACCAACAGCGTGTTCGGGCTCGGACCGGAAACCGAGCGCCTGTACCGCTACAACAAGCACCACCTGGTCCCGTTCGGCGAATTCATCCCGCTGGGCTTCCGCTGGTTCGTCGACATGATGAAGATGCCGCTGGGCGACTTCCGCCGCGGCGGGCTCGACCAGGCCTCGCTGCCGGTGCGCGGCGTGCGCGTGGCGCCCAACATCTGCTACGAGGATTTGTTCGGCGAAGAGATCGCGCAGACGCTGCGTCAGCAGCCGGCACCGGCCAACCTGCTGGCCAACCTGACCAACCTGGCGTGGTTCGGCGACACCATCGCGCTCGACCAGCACCTGCAGATCTCGCGCATGCGGGCGCTGGAAACGCGCCGGCCGATGCTGCGCTCGACCAATACCGGCATGACCGCGGTGGTGCGCCCGGACGGCTCGGTGCAGCAACGCCTGCCGACCTTTACCGTCGGCACACTGACGGCCCAGGTGCAGGGCATGCAGGGCCTGACACCCTATATCCGCTGGGGCAATGCGCCGGTGCTGGCGCTGCTGGTGCTGGTGCTGGGGATGGCGGCGTGGCGCTCGCGCCGGGCACGCCAGGTTATCTGA